One window of Thermacetogenium phaeum DSM 12270 genomic DNA carries:
- a CDS encoding cyclic lactone autoinducer peptide, giving the protein MQLLLLGAATEVSTTCWFHWYQPKLPEKGWPLFLWGYKMNSLRRTGRPSTNPHRREVPFG; this is encoded by the coding sequence ATTCAACTGCTCCTACTCGGAGCAGCAACAGAAGTTAGCACCACTTGCTGGTTCCACTGGTATCAGCCGAAACTGCCAGAAAAGGGATGGCCGTTATTCTTGTGGGGTTATAAAATGAACAGCCTGCGGCGAACCGGCAGGCCGTCAACCAACCCTCACAGGAGGGAAGTACCCTTCGGGTAA
- a CDS encoding DUF4277 domain-containing protein: MKFIGSLYLLKPFINSLVIREIVDRIVPMERDDGGLSHGQMIEQLVLNRLDDPLPLLYLEDWAEIRGIRELYGIPPNNLNDERRPGGQNSGCGSSLR; the protein is encoded by the coding sequence ATGAAGTTCATCGGATCGCTCTACCTTTTGAAACCGTTCATTAATTCTCTCGTCATCCGAGAGATCGTGGACCGAATCGTGCCGATGGAGCGTGATGACGGGGGACTCTCCCACGGCCAGATGATCGAGCAACTGGTGTTAAATCGCCTTGACGACCCCTTGCCTCTCCTTTACCTCGAAGATTGGGCGGAGATAAGGGGCATCCGTGAACTCTACGGGATACCGCCTAATAATCTGAACGACGAACGACGACCGGGTGGGCAGAACTCTGGATGCGGTAGCTCCCTGCGTTGA
- a CDS encoding DNA-methyltransferase, translating to MSETMATKTASFGSPKREGHDASHFYSRSLYKVDFASLHRFLIDTCTAQLAGRERSVPPRPLMDWGDRIYCHTSEDMHQIPDNSVALAFTSPPYNSGKEYDEDLDLQMYFGLIARVGAEVFRVLKPGGRYVINIANLGRKPYLPLHAYFYLVHIGLGFLPAGEVIWQKGRGASGSCAWGSWLSARSPRLRDIHEYLLVFVKEHFKRPEKGESDISKDEFMSSTLSIWEVPPESAKRVGHPAPFPVELASRVIRLYSYVDDVVLDPFCGSGSTCVAAKRLNRHWVGYDIVEEYCALAEERLTKEGLGKCRA from the coding sequence TTGAGCGAAACCATGGCGACGAAAACGGCTTCCTTTGGATCCCCGAAAAGGGAGGGGCATGATGCCTCGCATTTCTACTCGAGGAGTCTTTACAAGGTAGATTTTGCATCCCTGCACCGCTTCCTTATCGACACCTGTACTGCTCAACTGGCAGGTCGGGAGAGGAGCGTTCCCCCCAGGCCCTTGATGGATTGGGGTGATCGGATTTACTGCCACACATCGGAGGATATGCATCAGATTCCCGATAACAGCGTTGCCCTGGCATTTACTTCACCCCCGTACAACTCCGGAAAGGAATACGACGAAGACCTCGACCTGCAGATGTACTTCGGTTTGATCGCCAGGGTAGGGGCGGAAGTTTTTAGAGTCCTGAAGCCGGGTGGAAGGTACGTAATCAACATCGCCAACCTGGGGCGCAAGCCCTACCTTCCTCTTCATGCGTACTTTTACCTCGTGCACATCGGTTTGGGGTTTCTTCCCGCAGGCGAAGTCATCTGGCAGAAGGGAAGGGGCGCCAGCGGCTCCTGCGCCTGGGGGAGCTGGCTTTCTGCCCGCTCACCCCGCTTGAGGGACATCCACGAATACCTGTTGGTGTTCGTCAAAGAACACTTTAAGCGCCCGGAGAAGGGAGAATCAGACATATCGAAGGATGAATTCATGTCCTCGACTCTCTCCATCTGGGAAGTGCCGCCGGAGTCCGCCAAAAGGGTTGGGCATCCCGCCCCCTTTCCGGTGGAGCTGGCCAGCAGGGTGATCAGGCTCTACTCCTACGTTGATGACGTCGTCCTTGACCCCTTCTGCGGCTCCGGGTCCACCTGCGTTGCGGCCAAAAGGCTGAACAGGCATTGGGTCGGCTACGATATCGTTGAAGAATACTGCGCCCTGGCCGAAGAGCGCCTGACGAAAGAAGGATTAGGTAAGTGCCGAGCTTGA
- a CDS encoding RNA polymerase sigma factor: MSFVRLLRGLFNKGEPCTPGVIELLYRWYGRSVYYASYYVLHDQYLAEDITQEVFLTALNKLDTLRDPTKVEAWLIRTAINRSCDWLRKNRPMVTLDEVADKQEEDVVLDRILERENKKEILEALSLLPTLNQEVAYYRFYRGMNCREISEVLEIPEGTVKSRLKRALELVADYLKKEASKENVPGKETGKNDR, from the coding sequence GTGTCTTTTGTAAGATTACTCAGGGGATTATTTAACAAGGGAGAACCGTGCACTCCCGGGGTTATCGAGCTCCTCTACCGGTGGTACGGACGGTCGGTCTACTACGCTTCTTATTATGTCCTCCACGATCAGTACCTTGCCGAAGACATCACCCAGGAGGTTTTTCTTACCGCTCTAAACAAGCTGGATACCCTGCGAGACCCGACAAAAGTCGAGGCCTGGCTGATTAGAACCGCCATCAACCGGTCGTGCGATTGGCTCCGGAAAAATCGCCCTATGGTAACGCTGGACGAGGTTGCAGATAAGCAGGAGGAGGATGTGGTACTGGACCGCATCCTGGAGAGAGAGAACAAGAAAGAAATCCTCGAAGCTCTCTCCCTGCTGCCTACACTAAACCAGGAGGTCGCCTATTACAGGTTTTACCGCGGGATGAATTGTCGAGAAATATCGGAGGTCCTGGAGATTCCCGAAGGAACGGTTAAATCCCGCCTGAAAAGGGCGCTGGAGCTTGTTGCCGATTATCTCAAAAAGGAGGCCAGCAAAGAGAATGTTCCAGGAAAAGAAACCGGAAAAAATGATCGCTGA
- a CDS encoding DUF364 domain-containing protein, which yields MSLIDDIIDSLVGDEVVRDVRVGPFWTGVWSRCCGLASTTFTHEHEGRFPVGEAGFLTGKSARSLCRYATSESLLEATIGIAAINSLIEPDVERCQEINAGELLVERGAGKRVAVVGHFPFVPQLRRVAGELWVLEKRPQDGDLPAEEAANIIPMADVVAITGTALINGTMEGLLELCRKDSLVMVLGPTTPLTAVWFDYGVDLISGTRVVEPETVLRFVSEGVVFKQLGGRGVRLLTMTKSSVK from the coding sequence ATGAGCCTGATTGATGATATTATTGACAGTTTGGTTGGCGACGAAGTTGTCAGGGATGTTCGGGTTGGCCCTTTCTGGACAGGCGTATGGAGCCGCTGCTGCGGCCTGGCCTCCACAACCTTCACGCACGAGCATGAGGGGCGTTTTCCCGTAGGTGAGGCGGGTTTTTTGACGGGCAAAAGCGCTCGCTCTCTGTGCCGCTATGCAACTTCGGAAAGCCTGCTGGAAGCCACTATCGGAATCGCCGCCATCAATTCTTTGATAGAGCCGGATGTGGAGCGGTGCCAGGAGATTAACGCCGGGGAATTGCTCGTGGAGAGGGGGGCGGGGAAACGGGTCGCGGTTGTGGGGCATTTCCCCTTTGTTCCGCAGCTGCGCAGGGTGGCCGGAGAGCTCTGGGTGCTGGAAAAAAGACCTCAGGACGGTGATTTGCCGGCGGAAGAGGCGGCAAACATCATTCCCATGGCCGACGTGGTAGCCATAACCGGTACTGCACTGATCAACGGTACAATGGAAGGGCTTCTTGAGCTCTGCCGGAAAGACAGCCTGGTGATGGTGCTGGGCCCGACGACGCCTCTTACGGCCGTATGGTTTGATTATGGAGTGGATTTGATTTCCGGGACGCGCGTGGTGGAGCCGGAGACGGTGCTCAGATTCGTTTCAGAAGGTGTGGTTTTCAAGCAGCTGGGCGGTCGGGGCGTCAGGCTGCTCACTATGACAAAAAGCAGTGTCAAATAG
- a CDS encoding DUF4367 domain-containing protein: protein MFQEKKPEKMIADAVKARILAAPPPDLERIWAGINRKIRRQRAIEAGKRVLALAAVLLLFAGFYSIFHPEPVRAIGKKVWYSFGTIFRGHIGNVTMSYTDSLGPNPPEQPCNVSPQLEQSLAAVAAKCPFKLLVPGYLPHGFTLSQVKYYPEGKGFAMVELYYTAGEKWLLIVQWKAENQGIGYSFDTDDTVVSDVTVRGNPGKLYYRQSNGGYSQLTWAEGDRNYRIGGAISPSEIERVASSLRELN from the coding sequence ATGTTCCAGGAAAAGAAACCGGAAAAAATGATCGCTGATGCCGTCAAAGCCCGCATCCTTGCCGCCCCTCCCCCGGATCTGGAACGCATCTGGGCAGGCATTAACCGGAAAATCCGCAGGCAACGCGCCATTGAGGCGGGCAAAAGGGTCCTTGCCCTCGCCGCGGTACTCCTTCTTTTCGCAGGGTTCTATTCCATATTTCACCCCGAGCCGGTACGGGCTATCGGTAAAAAGGTCTGGTACAGCTTCGGCACCATCTTTCGAGGGCATATCGGAAACGTCACTATGTCCTATACGGACAGCCTGGGGCCGAACCCCCCGGAACAGCCGTGCAACGTGTCGCCGCAGCTGGAACAATCCCTGGCGGCGGTAGCAGCAAAGTGCCCCTTTAAATTATTGGTTCCGGGTTATTTGCCTCATGGATTTACCTTATCCCAGGTCAAATATTATCCCGAAGGCAAAGGGTTCGCCATGGTTGAACTCTACTACACAGCAGGGGAGAAGTGGCTGCTCATTGTTCAATGGAAGGCGGAGAACCAGGGCATCGGCTACTCTTTCGACACCGATGATACGGTGGTCAGCGATGTTACCGTACGAGGCAATCCCGGAAAATTGTATTACAGGCAGAGCAACGGCGGCTACAGCCAGCTTACGTGGGCCGAGGGGGATCGCAATTACAGGATAGGAGGTGCAATTAGTCCATCGGAAATTGAGCGTGTCGCCTCATCCCTCCGCGAGCTGAACTAA
- the ade gene encoding adenine deaminase: MHDRRRRPLAEVTQELVAAAAGRIPADTVIKGGKVVNVFTGEILRWDIAIKGERICSIGDVSHTTGQSTEVIDASGYYLCPGFLDGHLHVESSMVTVTQFARAVLPLGTTGIFMDPHEIANVLGMDGVRLMLEEGRQLPLKVMATIPSCVPAAPGFEDAGATFGPAEIAAAMEWPEICGLGEMMNFPGVLAGSPEVHGELRATLEAGKPITGHYSMPGDFRGAAAYAAAGIRSDHEMILKEDALNRMRLGIYAKMREGSAWRDVAATVKSLTETGIDGRRAILVSDDVHPETILSTGHLNHVVRRAISEGLSPIRAIQAVTINTAECFRVDQDLGAIAPGRFADILFLKDLAQVEVAMVMVDGKIIASGGKLLVELPAFAYPDFARNSVHLKEPLKPEHFRIDAPPGKSRVRVRAMEVVEASVLTRHLPVEVPVANGRIEASAAHDLAKVAVIERHGKKGTMGLGLVKGFGFQGGAVASTVAHDSHNLLIVGMNDGDMALAGNKLAECGGGMVAVRDGKVLALLPLPIAGLMSERPVEEVAGQVAQLRHAWEALGCRLVSPFMTMSLLSLPVLPELRLTNRGLVDTVQFQFAELIMP, encoded by the coding sequence ATGCACGACAGGAGGCGCCGCCCCCTCGCCGAGGTCACCCAGGAACTGGTGGCGGCAGCGGCAGGGAGAATTCCGGCAGACACGGTGATCAAAGGAGGGAAGGTCGTCAACGTCTTCACCGGCGAGATCCTTCGCTGGGACATTGCCATCAAAGGAGAGCGCATCTGCAGCATTGGAGACGTGAGCCATACCACAGGGCAGTCAACAGAGGTCATCGATGCCTCAGGTTACTACCTCTGCCCCGGCTTCCTCGACGGCCATCTCCACGTGGAGAGCAGTATGGTGACGGTAACCCAGTTCGCCAGGGCCGTGCTCCCCCTCGGGACGACCGGAATCTTCATGGACCCCCACGAAATCGCCAACGTCCTCGGGATGGACGGAGTGCGCCTGATGCTGGAAGAAGGACGCCAGCTCCCACTGAAGGTTATGGCAACTATACCCTCCTGCGTCCCCGCCGCCCCCGGCTTTGAGGACGCCGGAGCCACCTTCGGTCCTGCCGAGATCGCCGCAGCCATGGAGTGGCCGGAGATCTGCGGCTTGGGAGAAATGATGAACTTCCCCGGGGTGCTGGCCGGCAGCCCGGAGGTCCACGGAGAGCTGCGGGCAACCCTGGAGGCGGGCAAGCCCATCACCGGGCATTACTCCATGCCCGGCGACTTCCGGGGAGCCGCTGCCTACGCCGCCGCAGGCATCAGGTCCGACCACGAGATGATCCTGAAGGAAGACGCCCTGAACAGGATGCGCTTGGGGATCTACGCCAAGATGCGGGAGGGCTCCGCCTGGCGCGACGTAGCCGCAACGGTGAAGAGCCTCACCGAAACGGGCATCGACGGCCGCAGGGCGATCCTGGTCAGCGACGACGTGCACCCTGAGACCATCCTCTCCACAGGGCACCTCAACCACGTGGTGCGGCGGGCAATCAGCGAAGGACTGAGCCCCATCCGGGCCATCCAGGCCGTCACCATCAACACGGCGGAATGCTTCCGGGTCGACCAGGACCTGGGGGCAATCGCCCCAGGTCGCTTCGCCGACATCCTCTTTCTCAAGGACCTGGCTCAGGTTGAGGTGGCCATGGTGATGGTGGACGGGAAGATCATCGCCTCCGGCGGGAAGCTCCTCGTCGAACTCCCGGCTTTTGCCTACCCTGACTTCGCCCGCAATTCGGTGCACCTGAAGGAGCCCCTGAAGCCGGAACATTTCCGCATCGACGCTCCTCCCGGCAAGAGCAGGGTGCGGGTCAGGGCAATGGAGGTAGTCGAGGCCAGCGTTTTGACGAGACACCTCCCCGTCGAAGTCCCGGTGGCGAATGGGAGGATCGAGGCCTCAGCAGCCCACGACCTGGCCAAGGTGGCAGTTATCGAACGCCACGGGAAAAAGGGGACCATGGGCTTGGGCCTGGTGAAGGGATTCGGGTTCCAGGGGGGCGCCGTCGCCTCCACCGTCGCCCACGACAGCCACAACCTCCTCATCGTCGGCATGAACGACGGTGACATGGCCCTGGCAGGCAACAAGCTGGCGGAATGCGGGGGCGGGATGGTCGCAGTCCGGGACGGCAAAGTTCTGGCTCTGCTCCCCCTGCCCATCGCCGGGCTGATGTCGGAAAGGCCGGTGGAAGAAGTAGCCGGGCAAGTCGCCCAACTGCGGCACGCCTGGGAAGCCCTGGGTTGCCGTCTCGTGTCCCCCTTCATGACCATGTCCCTGCTCTCTCTCCCCGTCCTCCCCGAACTGCGCCTTACCAACAGAGGGCTTGTGGATACGGTGCAATTCCAGTTCGCCGAACTGATCATGCCGTGA
- a CDS encoding type II toxin-antitoxin system VapC family toxin, translated as MSDYYVLDACALIAFLNDEAGADVVEELLRKSNRQEPNLFLHRLNLLEVYYGIYREVGPETSEQVLGKIRALPVTEVTEITQEVFLEAGRLKATYRLSLADSIAAAEAKVRGASLVTADHHEFNLIATREDIAFHWIR; from the coding sequence ATGAGCGATTATTATGTGCTTGATGCCTGTGCCCTCATCGCCTTTCTGAACGACGAAGCTGGTGCGGATGTTGTGGAAGAACTGCTGCGGAAGTCTAATCGTCAGGAGCCCAATTTGTTTCTGCACCGGTTAAACCTGCTGGAGGTTTACTACGGTATCTATCGCGAAGTAGGCCCGGAGACAAGTGAACAGGTATTGGGAAAAATACGGGCACTACCTGTTACCGAAGTCACTGAGATTACCCAGGAGGTTTTTCTGGAGGCCGGCAGGTTGAAAGCGACTTACAGGTTGTCTTTAGCAGACTCAATAGCGGCCGCGGAAGCAAAAGTCCGCGGTGCCAGCCTTGTAACTGCAGATCACCACGAGTTCAACCTTATTGCTACCAGGGAAGATATCGCGTTCCACTGGATAAGGTAA
- a CDS encoding Rne/Rng family ribonuclease, whose protein sequence is MQKEVEKEIIVQVTKEETRVAVLENHKIVEFYLERSFHKRLAGNIYKGKVANVLPGMQAAFVDIGLERNAFLYVEDVKLHHEKDLPIQNLLREGEEILVQVTKEPFGTKGARVTTLLTFPGRYVVFLPYLDSIGVSRRIKSEKERERLKRLAEELRVPHRGLIVRTVAEGISKEEMEKDVRELYGLWKTVQEKALRKSAPALIHQELELVSWILRDLFGDDVDRLLTNDPETYDRIRDYLRSIEPSWATRVKLVEKDFDSLYGLDQEISRALRPKVWLKSGGYLVIDEAEALTVIDVNTGKYTGAKNFEETILRTNLEAVQEIVRQIRLRNLGGIIIVDFIDMEKQEHRDRVIRQLEEELKKDKTRTYVLGLTQLGLVELTRKKVRPSLSSLLERTCPYCEGTGRVLSEETVGIKACQEIRSLAACSDAPGILVEVHPSVAAYLIGGGGSHLRELEREIGRRIIIKGIDTTHLEEVRVRGLAGEEELSRLSSPVSTGEVLEVEIEDVHATNPKDGIARIQGYIIDVEGGSDCVGRRVLVEVQKVDRTCARARILRGAG, encoded by the coding sequence ATGCAAAAGGAAGTTGAGAAAGAGATTATCGTGCAGGTGACTAAGGAAGAGACTAGAGTTGCCGTGCTGGAGAACCACAAGATCGTGGAGTTTTACCTGGAGAGATCTTTTCATAAAAGGCTGGCCGGGAACATCTATAAGGGGAAGGTTGCCAACGTGCTTCCGGGGATGCAGGCGGCCTTTGTCGATATCGGGCTGGAGAGGAATGCCTTTTTATATGTCGAGGATGTCAAGCTCCACCACGAAAAGGACCTGCCCATCCAGAATTTGCTGAGAGAAGGGGAGGAGATCCTGGTTCAGGTAACCAAAGAGCCGTTCGGCACCAAGGGCGCCAGGGTGACGACGCTGCTTACCTTCCCTGGGCGCTACGTGGTTTTTCTCCCCTATCTCGATTCCATCGGTGTTTCCCGTCGCATCAAATCCGAAAAGGAACGGGAGAGGTTAAAAAGGCTGGCTGAGGAACTGCGCGTTCCCCACAGGGGGTTGATCGTGCGCACCGTTGCCGAGGGTATCAGCAAAGAGGAGATGGAAAAGGATGTCAGGGAGCTGTACGGCCTCTGGAAGACGGTGCAGGAGAAAGCTCTCCGCAAATCCGCTCCGGCTCTCATTCACCAGGAGCTGGAGCTGGTCTCCTGGATTTTGCGGGATCTCTTCGGGGATGATGTCGACCGCTTGCTCACCAATGACCCGGAAACCTACGATAGAATTCGGGATTACTTGAGATCCATCGAGCCGTCGTGGGCGACGCGGGTTAAGCTCGTGGAAAAGGACTTCGACAGCCTTTACGGGCTCGACCAGGAGATCTCCCGCGCTCTGAGGCCGAAGGTGTGGCTGAAGAGTGGGGGATATCTGGTGATCGATGAGGCGGAAGCCTTGACGGTTATCGACGTCAATACGGGAAAGTATACAGGGGCTAAGAATTTTGAGGAGACCATTCTGCGCACCAATCTGGAGGCCGTTCAGGAAATCGTCCGCCAGATCCGCCTGCGCAACCTGGGGGGTATTATCATCGTCGATTTTATCGATATGGAGAAGCAGGAACACCGGGATCGGGTCATCCGGCAGCTGGAGGAAGAGTTGAAAAAGGACAAGACCAGAACCTACGTGCTCGGGCTCACCCAACTCGGTCTGGTGGAGCTGACCAGGAAGAAGGTCCGGCCGAGCCTGAGCAGTTTGCTGGAGCGCACCTGCCCATATTGTGAAGGGACGGGAAGGGTGCTCTCCGAAGAAACGGTGGGGATCAAGGCCTGCCAGGAGATCAGGTCGCTGGCGGCCTGCAGTGACGCTCCGGGTATCCTCGTGGAGGTGCACCCCTCTGTGGCTGCCTACCTGATCGGGGGAGGGGGGAGCCACCTCCGGGAGCTGGAGAGGGAGATCGGCAGGAGGATTATCATCAAAGGAATCGACACCACCCATCTGGAGGAGGTGCGCGTCCGGGGTTTGGCGGGGGAGGAGGAGCTCTCCCGCCTGTCCTCTCCGGTCAGCACTGGTGAGGTCCTCGAGGTGGAGATCGAGGATGTTCACGCCACCAATCCAAAAGACGGGATAGCGAGGATTCAGGGCTATATCATCGATGTGGAAGGGGGGAGCGACTGCGTCGGCCGGAGGGTGCTGGTAGAGGTTCAAAAGGTCGACCGCACCTGTGCCAGAGCCCGGATATTAAGAGGGGCCGGTTGA
- a CDS encoding RNA polymerase sigma factor, with translation MEHDHDQYLAEDVTQEVFLTALNKLDTLRDPTKVEAWLIRTAINRSCDWLRKNRPMLALDEVADKQEEDVVLDRILERENKKEILEALSLLPTLNQEVAYYRFYRGMNCREISEVLEIPEGTVKSRLKRALELVADYLKKEASKENVPGKETGKNDR, from the coding sequence ATAGAGCATGATCACGATCAGTACCTTGCCGAAGACGTCACCCAGGAGGTTTTTCTTACCGCTCTAAACAAGCTGGATACCCTGCGAGACCCGACAAAAGTCGAGGCCTGGCTGATTAGAACCGCCATCAACCGGTCGTGCGATTGGCTCCGGAAAAATCGCCCTATGTTAGCGCTGGACGAGGTTGCAGATAAGCAGGAGGAGGATGTGGTACTGGACCGCATCCTGGAGAGAGAGAACAAGAAAGAAATCCTCGAAGCTCTCTCCCTGCTGCCTACACTAAACCAGGAGGTCGCCTATTACAGGTTTTACCGCGGGATGAATTGTCGAGAAATATCGGAGGTCCTGGAGATTCCCGAAGGAACGGTTAAATCCCGCCTGAAAAGGGCGCTGGAGCTTGTTGCCGATTATCTCAAAAAGGAGGCCAGCAAAGAGAATGTTCCAGGAAAAGAAACCGGAAAAAATGATCGCTGA
- a CDS encoding YbjQ family protein: MIMTTTPSIEGKPVQEYLGIVTGEAIMGANIVRDFFASVTDVVGGRSGAYEAKLSQARRLALREMAEEAQQLGANAVIGIDLDYEVVRDGMLMVTVSGTAVRV; the protein is encoded by the coding sequence ATGATCATGACAACCACACCCTCTATTGAGGGAAAGCCGGTTCAGGAGTACCTGGGCATCGTTACCGGGGAGGCCATTATGGGAGCCAATATTGTGCGTGATTTCTTCGCCAGCGTAACGGACGTCGTAGGCGGTCGCTCCGGGGCCTATGAGGCCAAGCTGAGCCAGGCCCGCCGGTTGGCGCTGCGGGAGATGGCCGAAGAAGCTCAGCAGCTGGGAGCCAATGCCGTCATCGGCATCGACCTGGACTACGAGGTAGTGCGGGATGGGATGCTGATGGTCACGGTCAGCGGTACCGCCGTCAGGGTATAG
- a CDS encoding MBL fold metallo-hydrolase — MPVTLTFYDGTDCIGGNKILLEDGGAALLFDFGTNFSAEGTYFDEFLQPRSSFGLSDLLCLGFLPPLRGLYREDLEYPGTWEKYNGHPMFRSLEVQGVFLSHAHYDHCGYFPYLREDIPVFMSLTSALLCKVLQDTGGGNRLNDICYVEPRELKDGLIQKAKSTKSNPNPARQRPHRAFGGSASAGVCSFWERSDSSRGLISCPLESCGDAAEAGGLQVCFWPVDHSIPGAGAYGIKTSEGWIIYTGDLRLHGKYSYLTRQFIGAAAELGPTVLICEGTHPEVTRPVGEEHVAANCFEVVKEEDGLVVADFGPRNVERLLSFLEIAGETGRLLVLTTKDVYLLEALHAVGGLGIPHPYESSQIALYVRPQVVRKKWENALLDRFAARAPERLVGAAKIKADPGRYILCFSYYDFHALLDIEPEGGTYIYSSSEAFNEEMLLDHEKVRNWIDLFGFKLYGSLGREREKSGFHASGHIHGPGIEELVESIKPEILIPVHTESRDFFRRFEDVCRVIYPQKGKSITLK, encoded by the coding sequence ATGCCGGTCACGCTGACTTTCTACGACGGCACCGACTGCATCGGCGGCAACAAGATCCTTTTGGAAGACGGAGGAGCCGCCCTGCTCTTCGACTTCGGCACCAACTTTTCTGCGGAGGGGACGTACTTCGATGAGTTTCTTCAGCCCAGGAGCAGCTTCGGCCTGTCCGACCTGCTTTGCCTGGGCTTTCTTCCGCCTCTGAGGGGGCTGTACAGAGAAGATCTGGAGTATCCGGGTACTTGGGAGAAGTACAACGGCCATCCTATGTTCCGCAGCCTTGAGGTTCAGGGCGTTTTTCTTTCCCACGCCCACTACGACCACTGCGGCTACTTCCCTTACCTGCGGGAAGACATTCCCGTGTTTATGAGCCTGACCAGCGCCCTCCTCTGCAAGGTTTTGCAGGACACTGGCGGAGGAAACAGGCTGAACGACATCTGCTACGTGGAGCCCCGGGAGTTAAAGGACGGCCTTATTCAAAAGGCGAAGTCGACAAAGAGCAATCCCAACCCGGCCAGGCAGCGCCCCCACCGTGCTTTCGGCGGCAGCGCCTCTGCCGGCGTATGCAGCTTCTGGGAGCGCAGCGACTCCTCGCGGGGCCTGATCAGCTGCCCGCTGGAATCGTGCGGGGATGCGGCGGAGGCAGGAGGGCTTCAGGTATGCTTCTGGCCGGTGGACCACTCCATACCAGGGGCGGGGGCGTACGGCATCAAGACTTCCGAGGGCTGGATAATCTACACGGGCGACCTGCGGCTTCACGGAAAATATTCCTATCTGACGAGGCAGTTTATCGGAGCAGCGGCGGAGCTCGGACCGACGGTGCTCATCTGTGAGGGCACGCACCCCGAAGTCACGAGGCCGGTTGGCGAAGAGCACGTGGCTGCGAACTGCTTTGAGGTGGTGAAGGAAGAAGATGGCCTGGTTGTGGCCGACTTCGGCCCGCGCAACGTCGAACGGCTGCTGTCGTTCCTGGAGATAGCGGGGGAGACCGGCCGTCTGCTGGTCCTCACAACCAAAGATGTTTATCTGCTGGAAGCCCTGCATGCGGTGGGCGGCTTGGGCATCCCGCACCCGTACGAGAGCAGCCAGATCGCCCTTTACGTTCGCCCTCAGGTCGTGCGGAAAAAATGGGAGAATGCCCTGTTGGACAGGTTCGCAGCGCGAGCGCCCGAAAGGCTTGTTGGCGCAGCGAAGATTAAGGCCGACCCCGGCAGGTACATCCTCTGCTTTTCGTACTACGACTTTCACGCCTTGCTAGACATCGAGCCGGAAGGCGGAACGTATATCTACTCTTCCAGCGAGGCATTCAACGAGGAAATGCTGCTCGACCACGAAAAGGTGCGAAACTGGATAGACCTGTTTGGGTTCAAGCTCTACGGCAGCCTGGGACGGGAAAGAGAAAAGTCCGGCTTCCACGCCAGCGGCCACATCCACGGCCCGGGGATAGAAGAATTAGTGGAAAGCATCAAGCCGGAAATTCTGATTCCGGTACACACTGAAAGCAGGGATTTTTTCAGGCGGTTTGAGGATGTCTGCAGGGTGATCTATCCGCAGAAAGGGAAAAGCATAACGCTTAAATAA